Proteins from one Acidiphilium multivorum AIU301 genomic window:
- the iolG gene encoding inositol 2-dehydrogenase, which translates to MLRVAVLGAGRIGRIHAANAAANRQAKLVAIADPFGSAAEDLARELGGAASTDPEAVLARADVDAVVIGTPTDTHVALMLAAVRAGKAVLCEKPIDLDIAKADAAVAEVERLDGRVMLAFNRRFDPASQELRRAIDAGEIGEVRQVIISSRDPAPPPRAYLEHSGGIFRDMTIHDFDMARFLLGEEPVEVMATASRLIDPNLAEIGDFDTVMVNLRTESRRQCHINCCRAAVYGYDQRFEVFGSAGMLMNDNLRPTTVRRWSSAVTDAREPLLNFFLERYADAYRTEFEMFRAAVEAGAPMPVTARDGRQALRLADCALESALTGRAVRV; encoded by the coding sequence ATGTTGAGGGTTGCCGTTCTCGGCGCCGGCCGCATCGGCCGGATCCATGCCGCCAATGCCGCCGCCAACCGGCAGGCGAAGCTCGTTGCCATTGCCGATCCGTTCGGAAGCGCGGCGGAGGACCTCGCGCGGGAACTTGGCGGCGCCGCCTCGACCGATCCCGAAGCCGTGCTGGCGCGCGCAGATGTCGATGCCGTGGTGATCGGCACGCCGACCGACACGCATGTCGCGCTCATGCTCGCCGCGGTGCGCGCCGGCAAGGCCGTGCTGTGCGAGAAGCCGATCGATCTCGACATCGCCAAGGCGGATGCGGCGGTCGCCGAGGTCGAGCGGCTCGATGGACGGGTGATGCTGGCGTTCAACCGGCGCTTCGATCCGGCCTCGCAGGAACTGCGCCGCGCGATCGACGCCGGTGAAATCGGCGAGGTGCGGCAGGTGATCATCTCGAGCCGCGACCCGGCGCCGCCGCCGCGCGCCTATCTCGAACATTCCGGCGGGATTTTCCGGGACATGACGATCCATGATTTCGACATGGCGCGCTTCCTGCTCGGCGAGGAACCGGTGGAGGTGATGGCGACGGCGAGCCGGCTGATCGATCCGAACCTGGCGGAAATTGGCGACTTCGACACGGTGATGGTCAACCTGCGCACGGAGTCCCGCCGGCAGTGCCACATCAATTGCTGCCGCGCCGCCGTGTATGGCTATGACCAGCGCTTCGAGGTGTTCGGCTCGGCGGGGATGCTGATGAACGATAACCTGCGCCCGACCACGGTGCGGCGCTGGAGCAGTGCGGTGACCGACGCGCGCGAGCCGCTGCTGAACTTCTTTCTCGAACGCTATGCCGACGCCTATCGCACCGAGTTCGAGATGTTCCGCGCGGCAGTCGAAGCCGGCGCGCCGATGCCGGTGACCGCACGCGACGGCCGCCAGGCGCTGCGGCTTGCCGATTGCGCGCTGGAATCGGCGTTGACCGGCCGCGCGGTCCGGGTCTGA
- a CDS encoding Gfo/Idh/MocA family protein, giving the protein MREIGIGLIGTGFMGKAHAIAWRAAAGILPGALRPALRVVCDVDTGAAAAAAAQFGFARHESDWRRVVAAPDVEIVSITAPNAFHREMALEAIAAGKHVHCEKPIAPDAATAEEMTRAAETAGVVTQAGFNYIKNPLLKHARAMIEAGELGEITGFRGIHAEDYMADPDQPHSWRTDPSNGAGAIADIGSHIIGMARYLLGPIAEVNATLETAVKTRPVAPGAAERRPVLVDDIARLTLRFARGYGGSIEANWVATGRKMQLGFEISGSKGGLVFTQERLNELLFCRAGGDSARAGFTRIETGPAHPPYGQFCVAPGHQLGFNDLKTIEMAEFLDAIAGGARRGPDFREAWEVQKVVDAAIESSRTGGWRAVS; this is encoded by the coding sequence ATGCGGGAAATCGGCATCGGTCTGATCGGCACCGGCTTCATGGGCAAGGCGCACGCAATAGCCTGGCGCGCCGCCGCCGGAATCCTGCCAGGTGCGCTACGTCCCGCCCTGCGCGTCGTCTGCGATGTCGATACAGGGGCAGCAGCCGCGGCGGCGGCGCAGTTCGGCTTCGCGCGGCATGAGAGCGACTGGCGGCGGGTGGTGGCTGCGCCGGATGTGGAGATCGTCTCAATCACCGCGCCGAACGCGTTCCACCGGGAGATGGCGCTGGAAGCGATCGCGGCGGGCAAGCATGTTCACTGCGAGAAGCCGATCGCGCCGGACGCGGCGACGGCGGAGGAGATGACGCGCGCCGCCGAGACCGCCGGCGTGGTGACCCAAGCCGGGTTCAATTACATCAAGAATCCACTGCTGAAACATGCACGGGCGATGATCGAGGCCGGGGAACTCGGCGAGATCACCGGGTTTCGCGGCATCCACGCCGAGGATTACATGGCCGACCCGGACCAGCCGCATAGCTGGCGCACCGATCCGTCCAACGGGGCCGGCGCGATCGCCGATATCGGCAGTCACATCATCGGCATGGCGCGCTACCTGCTCGGCCCGATCGCCGAAGTGAACGCAACACTTGAAACTGCGGTAAAGACGCGCCCTGTCGCACCGGGGGCAGCGGAGCGGCGGCCAGTTCTGGTGGACGATATCGCGCGGCTCACTCTGCGCTTCGCGCGCGGCTACGGTGGCTCGATCGAGGCAAACTGGGTGGCGACGGGGCGGAAGATGCAGCTCGGCTTCGAGATCAGCGGCTCGAAGGGGGGGCTGGTGTTTACCCAGGAGCGGCTGAACGAGCTGCTGTTCTGTCGCGCGGGGGGCGATTCGGCGCGGGCGGGTTTCACCCGGATCGAGACCGGGCCGGCTCACCCGCCTTACGGGCAGTTCTGCGTGGCGCCCGGGCATCAACTCGGCTTCAACGATCTCAAGACGATCGAAATGGCCGAGTTTCTCGATGCGATCGCCGGCGGCGCCCGACGGGGACCGGATTTCCGCGAGGCTTGGGAGGTGCAGAAAGTCGTCGATGCCGCCATCGAATCATCACGGACGGGAGGCTGGCGGGCGGTCAGCTGA
- a CDS encoding proton-conducting transporter transmembrane domain-containing protein, whose translation MQLFFAPMSAPVPLLLAGATGFLDRGRRPKLAPSLAEAASLLALLAAISSAIGLILLGAGDSPVVGLRGVGLCTRVDAVSASMLVLVTFVGWIVVRYARTYLDGEARQGAFTGWLCLTLASVVLLVTAGNLFQLVIAWIATSLFLHRLLLFYPQRIAAQRAARKKFITARLGDAALLGAAFLLVAAYGTFDIGAILAAARSGSGGGLAIAAAGLLGIAAVLKSAQFPVHGWLTEVMETPTPVSALLHAGVVNAGGFLLIRFAEVMLLAPGMLAALVVIGGFSALFGSLVMLTQPAVKTSLAWSTVAQMGFMILECGLALFPLALLHIVAHSLYKAHSFLASGGAVERVAAIRRPGPVAIPKAGAVARAFLSALAIYVFVGACFGFEHKSPQEIALGAILIFGVAYMLAQGLADAAPRALTQRTVAYAVATSFGYFALQWSAISITANVLPVPPHPGPLEWALIALTVASFGLVAVLQAMFPLWAYHPAAAGLRVHLSNGFYANAIFDRLIGGWSVRNPS comes from the coding sequence GTGCAGCTATTTTTCGCGCCGATGTCGGCGCCCGTTCCGTTGCTCCTCGCAGGAGCAACCGGATTCCTCGATCGTGGTCGTCGGCCCAAACTGGCCCCCTCATTGGCTGAAGCCGCTTCGCTCCTCGCATTGCTTGCAGCGATCTCATCAGCGATCGGCCTGATACTCTTGGGCGCGGGTGACAGTCCCGTCGTCGGGCTTCGAGGCGTCGGTCTCTGTACCCGAGTTGATGCAGTCAGTGCGTCCATGCTGGTTTTAGTCACGTTCGTCGGCTGGATCGTCGTCCGTTATGCGCGGACCTACCTGGACGGAGAGGCCCGCCAAGGTGCTTTCACCGGCTGGCTTTGCCTGACGCTGGCATCTGTGGTGCTCCTGGTCACCGCCGGGAACCTGTTCCAACTGGTGATCGCCTGGATCGCCACCAGCCTCTTCCTGCACAGGCTTCTGCTCTTCTATCCGCAGCGGATTGCCGCGCAGCGCGCGGCGCGAAAGAAATTCATCACAGCGCGACTCGGCGATGCCGCGCTTCTGGGCGCCGCTTTCCTGCTGGTCGCTGCGTATGGAACATTCGACATAGGGGCTATCCTTGCGGCCGCGCGGTCAGGTTCGGGCGGAGGGCTAGCCATCGCCGCCGCGGGCCTTCTGGGGATCGCCGCCGTGCTCAAGTCGGCTCAGTTTCCTGTTCATGGCTGGCTTACCGAAGTCATGGAGACGCCCACGCCGGTGTCAGCGCTCCTCCACGCCGGTGTCGTCAACGCCGGCGGCTTCTTGTTGATCCGCTTTGCAGAGGTCATGCTACTGGCGCCGGGCATGCTCGCGGCGCTCGTCGTGATCGGCGGATTCAGCGCGCTCTTCGGCAGTCTGGTCATGCTGACGCAGCCCGCGGTCAAGACTTCGCTCGCCTGGTCTACCGTCGCCCAGATGGGATTCATGATCCTGGAGTGCGGCCTGGCTCTCTTCCCCCTGGCGCTGCTGCACATCGTGGCGCATTCGCTCTACAAGGCCCATTCATTCCTCGCTTCCGGCGGTGCCGTTGAGCGTGTGGCTGCAATCCGCAGGCCGGGCCCGGTCGCCATCCCGAAGGCTGGCGCCGTGGCGCGTGCCTTTCTGTCGGCGCTCGCCATCTACGTCTTCGTCGGCGCTTGCTTCGGCTTCGAACACAAGTCTCCTCAGGAGATCGCGCTCGGCGCGATTCTGATCTTCGGCGTCGCTTACATGCTGGCCCAAGGATTGGCTGACGCGGCGCCCCGCGCGCTCACCCAGCGCACGGTGGCCTATGCCGTGGCGACCTCATTCGGCTACTTCGCTCTGCAGTGGTCGGCGATCTCGATCACCGCGAATGTCCTGCCGGTGCCGCCGCACCCCGGTCCGCTGGAATGGGCGCTGATAGCACTGACGGTCGCAAGCTTTGGTCTCGTTGCCGTCTTGCAGGCCATGTTTCCGCTCTGGGCCTATCACCCCGCCGCCGCTGGGCTGCGAGTGCATCTCTCGAACGGGTTCTACGCCAACGCGATCTTCGACCGGCTAATCGGCGGTTGGTCTGTGCGCAACCCATCCTAA
- a CDS encoding HpcH/HpaI aldolase family protein: protein MIPNNVLRTWRAGGAAINGWLSIGCPFTAEIMAAQGYDSITIDLQHGLVGYEVATTMLQAMRASGVTPLVRVPWLDPTWIMKALDAGAYGVICPMVNTREDAERLVSYVRYPPVGTRSFGPTRANFSAGADYGREADREMICLAMIETAEAFANLAEIVATPGLDGVYIGPADLTLGLTGRRFPTGFDRVEPELVEAIGTILDTAHQAGIRACLHNGSPAYAAKAIGWGFDLVTVSNDVRLLADAARASVETTRRLTAGAGES from the coding sequence ATGATCCCGAACAATGTGTTGCGCACATGGCGCGCGGGCGGGGCTGCGATCAATGGCTGGCTATCAATCGGCTGTCCATTCACTGCCGAGATCATGGCGGCGCAGGGATACGACTCGATCACGATCGACCTCCAGCACGGGTTGGTCGGCTACGAGGTGGCGACAACGATGCTGCAGGCGATGCGGGCTAGCGGTGTAACGCCACTTGTGCGCGTTCCATGGCTTGATCCGACCTGGATCATGAAGGCGCTGGACGCCGGCGCCTATGGCGTGATCTGCCCGATGGTGAACACGCGCGAGGATGCCGAGCGGCTGGTGTCCTATGTCCGTTATCCACCCGTCGGGACGCGCAGCTTCGGCCCAACCAGGGCGAATTTCTCCGCCGGCGCCGATTACGGGCGCGAGGCCGATCGGGAGATGATCTGCCTGGCGATGATCGAGACCGCCGAGGCCTTCGCCAATCTCGCCGAGATTGTGGCAACGCCCGGGCTCGATGGCGTCTATATCGGGCCGGCCGACCTCACGCTTGGCCTGACCGGACGGCGCTTTCCGACCGGATTTGACCGGGTGGAACCGGAACTCGTCGAGGCGATCGGCACAATTCTGGACACGGCGCACCAGGCGGGCATCCGCGCCTGCCTGCACAATGGCTCGCCTGCCTATGCGGCGAAGGCGATCGGGTGGGGGTTCGATCTCGTCACCGTGTCGAACGATGTGCGGCTGCTGGCCGATGCCGCGCGCGCGAGCGTGGAGACGACACGGCGCCTCACCGCCGGCGCGGGAGAGTCCTGA
- a CDS encoding YbcC family protein gives MTNKIPSSWPNPQALTIAMDRAARAIPPAWPLASSVAVNPFLGQTEEPLAKVGARLARVAGARVTMPRRWYAQKIAAGVISEADLEAAIASAPVGSLSVDISTLKSAANAEALPPKALPTIAELAAYASGIDWPGIIAERFGAWAAGYFDEGQALWAAPKGKRAYAAWRAVAAHDLTPEIAGLRDFALNVSEAPETALAIVERVVARLGLPADAAETYFHQMLMTLGGWAHYARYKLWQAELAGGADETITDFLAIRLIWEEALFLQYDAEIAAAWRGVRTAHAAPVEPTRDIAIDAILQAAAEHAAQRALAQTLAEHSPHALNDRPALQTAFCIDVRSEVFRRALESMDPRIQTIGFAGFFGLTTSHRRFASDVEERRLPVLLNPALRSYSGGLDAHAKDQSTRVKTRARRAWGRFKLAAVSSFAFVEATGPVYVGKLLTDALGLQVSPPPSDPSPRLDPAPDLATRVETAETVLRAMSLTRDFARLVLFVGHGANVVNNPHASALHCGACGGYSGEVNARLLASLLNDAKVRGGLSRNGIEIPDDTHFVAALHDTTTDDVTLYLDDHPSAAHRGDLDQARLWLTSAGKIARTERALRLPRAASDASLPKRGRDWSETRPEWALAGCQAFIAAPRRRTAGKSLGGRAFLHDYDWKQDKSFSVLELILTAPVVVASWISLQYYGSTVAPDVFGGGNKLLHNVTGGIGVVEGNGGLLRVGLPWQSVHDGERYAHDPLRLSVCIEAPREAMSEILGRHADVRALFDNGWLHLFALDEAGRMAWRYAGDLQWSAMGNLDAPAASQRLKVSV, from the coding sequence ATGACCAACAAAATTCCTTCATCCTGGCCCAACCCTCAGGCATTGACGATCGCCATGGATCGCGCCGCCCGGGCGATACCGCCGGCCTGGCCTCTGGCGTCGAGCGTCGCGGTCAATCCGTTTCTGGGGCAAACCGAGGAGCCACTCGCCAAGGTCGGCGCCCGGCTCGCTCGGGTCGCTGGCGCTCGCGTCACCATGCCCCGGCGCTGGTATGCTCAGAAGATCGCAGCGGGCGTAATCAGCGAAGCTGATCTCGAGGCGGCGATAGCGAGCGCGCCGGTCGGCTCGCTCTCAGTCGATATATCGACTCTCAAATCCGCAGCTAACGCAGAAGCGCTGCCGCCGAAAGCCCTTCCGACGATCGCCGAACTCGCGGCGTACGCATCCGGCATCGATTGGCCGGGTATCATCGCCGAACGCTTCGGAGCCTGGGCCGCCGGCTATTTCGACGAAGGACAGGCGCTGTGGGCTGCTCCGAAGGGGAAGCGCGCCTACGCCGCCTGGAGGGCGGTTGCCGCCCACGACCTCACGCCCGAAATCGCCGGCCTTCGGGACTTCGCCCTCAATGTATCGGAGGCGCCAGAAACCGCGTTGGCGATAGTCGAACGGGTCGTTGCTCGGCTTGGCCTCCCTGCGGATGCGGCCGAAACCTATTTCCATCAGATGCTCATGACGCTTGGGGGATGGGCGCACTACGCCCGCTACAAGCTTTGGCAGGCCGAGCTCGCGGGCGGCGCGGACGAGACGATCACGGACTTCCTCGCGATCCGGCTGATCTGGGAAGAAGCGCTCTTTCTGCAGTATGATGCTGAGATCGCCGCCGCGTGGCGTGGCGTCCGGACGGCGCATGCGGCGCCTGTTGAGCCGACTCGCGATATTGCAATCGATGCCATCCTTCAGGCGGCTGCCGAACATGCCGCCCAGCGCGCGTTGGCCCAAACGCTGGCGGAGCATTCACCGCACGCGCTCAATGACCGGCCCGCGCTCCAGACCGCCTTTTGCATCGACGTTCGCTCGGAGGTCTTTCGCAGGGCGCTCGAGAGCATGGATCCCCGAATCCAGACGATAGGCTTTGCGGGCTTTTTTGGTCTGACGACCTCGCACCGGCGCTTCGCTTCTGACGTCGAGGAAAGGCGGCTGCCTGTTCTGCTCAATCCCGCACTCAGGTCGTATTCTGGCGGCCTGGATGCCCACGCGAAGGATCAGTCCACGCGTGTAAAGACGCGCGCAAGACGCGCCTGGGGCCGGTTCAAGCTCGCCGCAGTCTCCTCCTTCGCCTTCGTCGAGGCGACCGGTCCCGTTTATGTGGGCAAGCTCCTGACGGATGCGTTGGGATTGCAAGTCTCCCCGCCGCCAAGCGACCCGTCGCCTCGACTCGATCCCGCTCCTGACCTGGCGACTCGGGTTGAGACTGCAGAGACCGTGCTTCGCGCGATGTCCCTGACGCGCGATTTCGCGCGGCTCGTTCTGTTCGTGGGTCACGGCGCAAATGTCGTGAATAATCCTCACGCCAGCGCGCTGCATTGCGGAGCCTGCGGCGGGTATTCGGGTGAGGTCAACGCCAGGCTGCTCGCGTCGCTTCTGAACGATGCGAAGGTGAGAGGGGGACTCTCGCGGAATGGTATCGAGATTCCAGACGACACGCACTTCGTGGCGGCCCTGCACGATACCACGACTGACGACGTGACCCTCTATCTCGATGATCATCCCTCCGCCGCCCACAGGGGCGACCTCGATCAGGCGAGACTCTGGCTCACATCGGCGGGCAAGATTGCGCGAACCGAGCGCGCCCTCCGCTTGCCTCGCGCCGCAAGCGATGCCTCTCTTCCCAAGAGGGGCCGCGACTGGTCCGAGACCCGGCCGGAATGGGCGCTCGCGGGATGCCAAGCCTTCATCGCCGCTCCGCGCCGGCGCACTGCCGGCAAAAGCCTGGGAGGCCGGGCCTTCCTGCATGATTACGACTGGAAGCAGGACAAGAGCTTCAGCGTTCTTGAGTTGATCTTGACAGCTCCGGTCGTCGTGGCGAGTTGGATCAGCTTGCAATATTATGGTTCGACCGTGGCGCCCGACGTGTTCGGGGGCGGCAACAAGCTCCTGCACAACGTCACCGGCGGGATCGGCGTGGTCGAGGGTAACGGCGGGCTCTTGCGCGTCGGCCTGCCTTGGCAATCGGTTCATGACGGCGAGCGTTACGCGCACGATCCGCTGCGTCTGTCGGTCTGCATCGAGGCGCCGCGTGAGGCGATGTCGGAGATCCTTGGCCGGCACGCTGACGTGCGGGCGCTGTTTGACAACGGCTGGCTACATCTGTTCGCCCTCGATGAGGCTGGGCGCATGGCCTGGCGCTATGCAGGCGATCTTCAGTGGTCGGCGATGGGAAACCTGGATGCCCCTGCCGCGTCGCAGCGTCTCAAGGTGTCGGTCTGA
- a CDS encoding hydroxyacid dehydrogenase, with translation MPHVLVAGRIHEAGIDALRAAEGITLDVVDEVSLESYAKLIVRADAVLIRTQPMPAEVIATAPQLRIVSRHGVGYDSVDVPALNARRIPLSLVGDVNSRSVAEHALMMILALARRLPDYDRATRAGEWHRRDSREAGDIAGKSLLVIGFGRIGRIVAKMAQAFEMQVMVRDPMADPAAIRDAGAVPADDLGGALAAADFVSLHIPRAGQAPVIGATELARMKPSAFLINTARGGLVDDAALDEALRAGRLAGAGLDVFTEEPPHPGRGLLDNERVLLTPHVAGLTQECAMRMSLAAARNILDHFAGRLDPALVVNRAAIGYAAAPAGA, from the coding sequence ATGCCGCATGTTCTTGTCGCCGGACGGATTCACGAGGCCGGGATCGATGCGCTGCGGGCGGCGGAGGGCATCACGCTGGACGTGGTCGATGAGGTTTCACTCGAGTCCTACGCGAAGCTGATCGTTCGGGCCGACGCAGTGCTGATTCGCACGCAACCGATGCCAGCGGAGGTGATTGCGACCGCACCTCAGCTACGCATCGTCTCTCGGCATGGGGTGGGGTATGATTCGGTCGATGTCCCGGCGCTGAACGCGCGCCGGATTCCGCTTTCCTTGGTTGGCGACGTCAATTCCCGCTCGGTGGCCGAACATGCGCTCATGATGATTCTCGCCCTCGCCCGCCGCCTGCCGGATTACGACCGGGCGACGCGGGCGGGCGAATGGCATCGCCGTGACAGCCGCGAGGCGGGAGACATCGCCGGCAAGAGCCTTCTGGTGATCGGCTTCGGCCGGATTGGTAGGATCGTGGCGAAGATGGCGCAGGCCTTCGAGATGCAGGTCATGGTGCGTGATCCGATGGCCGATCCGGCGGCAATCCGCGATGCCGGGGCCGTTCCGGCGGACGATCTGGGCGGGGCGCTGGCGGCAGCGGATTTCGTGTCGCTGCACATCCCGCGCGCGGGACAGGCCCCGGTAATCGGCGCGACCGAGCTCGCGCGGATGAAGCCTTCCGCCTTCCTGATCAACACGGCGCGGGGCGGGCTGGTGGATGACGCGGCACTCGATGAGGCGCTGCGCGCCGGCCGCCTCGCCGGCGCCGGGCTCGACGTGTTCACTGAGGAACCGCCACACCCGGGCCGGGGACTGCTCGACAACGAACGCGTGCTGCTGACGCCGCATGTGGCCGGACTGACGCAGGAATGCGCGATGCGGATGTCGCTCGCCGCAGCGCGCAACATTCTCGACCATTTCGCCGGGCGGCTCGACCCCGCGCTCGTCGTCAACCGCGCGGCGATCGGGTATGCGGCCGCGCCGGCCGGTGCATGA
- a CDS encoding IS110 family RNA-guided transposase, with amino-acid sequence MEFKRIFIDTSKHVFTIHGVDDQERPLLRREIRRAQVEPFFVKLAPTEVVLEACAGSHHWGRVLGGMGHRVRLIPPQYVKPFVKRSKNDRNDAEAISEAASRPTMRTVPVKSVDEQAAAIIVKHRELLVNQRTQAINALRGHAAEFGIVAAKGCANVSALLVLLSAEEAIPAIAKAMFEQMGQHVTDLDAKIDALERQLLEQHKANAVSKLLAAIPGVGAITAITMALNVNPANFETGRHFAAWLGLTPREHSTGGKHRMGKISKAGNERLRQLLVVGAMAVIRFAKPGSKSATAWLLQLLERKPRKVAAIALANKMARIIWAMMARGEAYRRQPVAA; translated from the coding sequence ATGGAATTTAAGCGGATTTTTATAGACACGTCCAAGCATGTTTTTACGATCCATGGGGTCGATGACCAGGAGCGCCCGTTACTCCGGCGCGAGATCAGGCGGGCTCAGGTTGAACCGTTCTTCGTCAAATTGGCTCCGACGGAGGTGGTTCTTGAAGCTTGCGCAGGCTCGCACCACTGGGGGCGGGTGTTGGGCGGTATGGGCCACCGGGTCAGGTTGATCCCACCGCAATATGTGAAGCCCTTCGTGAAGCGGAGTAAAAATGATCGCAACGACGCAGAAGCGATCAGTGAGGCAGCATCCCGCCCGACCATGCGCACGGTTCCGGTCAAATCGGTGGATGAGCAAGCGGCAGCAATCATCGTGAAGCACCGGGAACTCTTGGTGAATCAACGAACCCAGGCGATCAACGCGTTGCGGGGGCACGCGGCGGAATTTGGCATCGTTGCCGCCAAGGGCTGCGCGAACGTCTCAGCATTGCTTGTTCTCCTGTCTGCCGAGGAAGCGATTCCAGCAATTGCAAAGGCGATGTTTGAGCAAATGGGTCAGCATGTGACGGATCTCGATGCAAAGATCGACGCACTGGAGAGACAGCTGCTCGAACAGCACAAGGCCAACGCGGTCAGCAAGCTCCTCGCCGCGATTCCCGGCGTTGGGGCAATCACCGCGATCACCATGGCGCTCAATGTGAACCCCGCGAATTTTGAGACCGGGCGGCATTTTGCAGCGTGGCTCGGGCTGACTCCGCGAGAGCATTCCACCGGCGGCAAGCATCGTATGGGAAAGATAAGTAAGGCAGGCAATGAGAGGTTGCGACAGTTGCTCGTGGTCGGGGCGATGGCGGTGATCCGCTTCGCTAAACCAGGCAGCAAATCAGCGACCGCTTGGCTGTTGCAATTGCTGGAGCGGAAGCCGCGCAAGGTCGCGGCGATCGCTCTGGCCAACAAGATGGCCCGGATCATCTGGGCCATGATGGCGCGTGGTGAAGCGTATCGGCGTCAGCCGGTAGCCGCCTGA
- a CDS encoding MurR/RpiR family transcriptional regulator has translation MVRGKSTSGSGLPENYEGIVNLITAQYPNLSSGFQKIARFVTQNPNVVALESISVIALRCDTHASSLVRFAQEFGYSGFKELQAVFQTRLATAAPGFRERVKALDGELSRHARSGNLGYLRDLVVRDIAALQDLLERVPEDTLTAAARLITGADTIYIAGQLRSEPIALLLRYLLTMLHRRVVLLDPAGGLAQEMAETMTRGDVLVAIAFRHYAQEVVAISERAAASGTPVIAITDSQLSPIAKDAKALFTVPEDEYSFARTLAAPMCLVQCLAVASAAILQRGRDEMPRIPTVTEKDRSRGAAGPRRRRAEGT, from the coding sequence ATGGTCAGGGGTAAGTCGACGTCCGGCAGCGGACTGCCGGAGAACTATGAGGGCATCGTCAATCTCATCACCGCGCAATATCCCAACCTTTCTTCGGGATTTCAGAAAATCGCCCGTTTCGTCACACAAAATCCCAATGTCGTCGCGCTCGAATCGATCAGTGTCATCGCGCTGCGATGTGACACCCATGCTTCCAGCCTGGTCCGTTTCGCCCAGGAATTCGGCTATTCCGGGTTCAAGGAATTGCAAGCCGTGTTTCAGACCCGGCTTGCCACGGCGGCGCCGGGGTTCCGCGAGCGGGTCAAGGCGCTGGATGGCGAACTGTCCCGCCATGCGCGCTCCGGCAATCTCGGTTACCTGCGCGATCTTGTAGTGCGCGACATAGCCGCCCTACAGGACCTGCTCGAACGCGTTCCCGAGGACACCCTCACCGCAGCGGCCCGCTTGATCACCGGGGCCGACACGATCTACATCGCCGGCCAGCTCCGCTCCGAACCCATCGCCCTGCTGCTGCGCTACCTGCTGACCATGCTGCACCGCCGCGTTGTCCTGCTCGATCCGGCGGGCGGCCTCGCGCAGGAAATGGCGGAAACAATGACGCGCGGCGACGTGCTCGTCGCCATCGCCTTCCGGCATTATGCGCAGGAGGTGGTGGCGATTTCCGAGCGCGCGGCCGCGAGCGGAACGCCCGTCATTGCTATTACCGATAGCCAGCTGTCGCCGATCGCCAAGGATGCAAAGGCGCTCTTCACGGTTCCGGAGGATGAATACTCGTTCGCGCGCACGCTCGCGGCGCCGATGTGCCTCGTACAATGCCTTGCGGTGGCGAGTGCGGCGATCCTTCAGCGCGGCCGAGATGAAATGCCACGTATCCCCACCGTCACCGAGAAGGATCGCAGCCGCGGTGCCGCCGGCCCGCGCCGCCGGCGCGCTGAAGGAACCTGA
- a CDS encoding LysR family transcriptional regulator yields MRDLNYNHLRYFWAVAHEGSLTRAAELMNLSQSALSVQIQKLEHQMGHPLFERAGRKLVLTEAGRITLDYADTVFKTGDELMSTLRGQPLATRQVLRVGALTTLSRNFQLEFLRPLVGRSDVELIVRSGNIRDLLAQLEAHAVDVVLANSAAPRDARSSLRNHLLNEQPVSLVGRPRRTRRKFRFPDDLKSEPILLPSLDSDIRVAFDRVLELAGVRPTILAEVDDMAMLRLLAREREGVTLVPPIVVRDELDAGVLVEHCRIPEVTETFYAIIQKRRFPNRLLGELLDAG; encoded by the coding sequence ATGAGGGATCTGAACTACAATCACCTACGATACTTCTGGGCGGTGGCTCATGAGGGGAGCCTCACACGAGCAGCAGAGCTCATGAACCTGTCTCAATCGGCTCTTTCCGTTCAAATTCAGAAGCTCGAACATCAGATGGGGCATCCGCTTTTCGAGCGTGCGGGCAGAAAGCTCGTGCTGACGGAAGCCGGCCGGATCACGCTCGACTACGCCGACACGGTGTTCAAGACGGGTGACGAACTCATGAGCACCTTGCGCGGACAGCCCCTGGCCACCCGGCAGGTTCTTCGGGTCGGCGCGCTGACGACCCTGTCGCGGAATTTCCAACTTGAGTTCCTCCGACCGTTGGTCGGACGATCGGATGTCGAACTGATCGTTCGATCTGGAAACATCCGCGATCTGCTCGCCCAGTTGGAAGCCCACGCAGTCGATGTGGTTCTGGCAAACAGCGCTGCGCCGCGGGACGCGCGATCCTCGCTGCGTAATCATTTGCTCAACGAGCAGCCTGTCAGCCTGGTGGGCCGCCCGCGTCGAACCAGGCGCAAGTTCAGGTTTCCGGATGATCTAAAGTCGGAACCAATCCTCTTACCCAGCCTCGATAGCGATATACGTGTCGCGTTCGACCGCGTCCTCGAGTTGGCCGGGGTCAGACCCACGATCCTCGCCGAGGTCGATGACATGGCAATGCTACGCTTGCTGGCTCGCGAGCGAGAGGGCGTCACCCTTGTGCCGCCGATCGTCGTTCGTGACGAACTGGATGCCGGCGTCCTCGTTGAGCACTGCCGGATACCAGAGGTTACGGAGACGTTCTATGCAATCATTCAGAAGCGCCGCTTTCCCAATCGGCTTCTGGGCGAACTATTAGATGCCGGTTAG